In Synechococcus sp. CC9616, the following are encoded in one genomic region:
- a CDS encoding DUF3153 domain-containing protein encodes MDEQAAPLDLRTAEAALERGDYGQCLAFLTPLAESRPLPDPEGARVRFLMITAWMGRGDDEKAINTCRVLSRSQDPDLRQQAKQLLTILESPSLARPERWSMRLPDLEMSATGSASPVVASRRRSRRPKPPPPPPTGPTKSPTIGFAALVAAVLLGLTLLLSGCMRVEADLSTHGADRLQLTWQIQNDSGQLLPWQQRFESRLKRDLPAWSIRHPRPGSELISSEILSAEELQHAMDDLVRIVSETTGLPLPVPGIDLKEQNFLIGIRQNLSVSLEPDSALKIPGLSLSLSLDHGESRALNEGSEGTRLELRHWRWSRLGLGSLAVLALLLLSAALQIKRRQLGFGFPELPS; translated from the coding sequence GTGGATGAACAAGCGGCGCCGCTGGATCTGCGTACCGCTGAAGCGGCCCTGGAACGGGGTGACTACGGCCAGTGTCTGGCGTTCCTGACGCCCCTCGCTGAAAGCCGTCCCCTGCCGGATCCGGAGGGAGCGCGCGTGCGTTTTCTGATGATCACAGCCTGGATGGGGCGCGGCGATGACGAGAAAGCCATCAACACCTGCCGCGTGTTGAGTCGCAGCCAGGATCCAGACCTGCGTCAGCAAGCCAAGCAGCTGTTGACCATCCTCGAATCACCAAGCCTCGCCAGACCGGAGCGTTGGTCGATGCGCCTCCCCGATCTGGAGATGAGCGCAACAGGCAGCGCGTCTCCAGTCGTCGCTTCGCGCCGGCGATCGCGGCGGCCCAAGCCACCACCACCACCGCCGACGGGTCCGACCAAATCACCAACCATTGGTTTCGCAGCACTGGTGGCCGCGGTGCTGCTGGGACTGACGCTTCTTCTCAGTGGCTGCATGAGGGTTGAGGCGGATCTGAGCACCCATGGGGCCGATCGCCTGCAACTCACCTGGCAGATTCAGAACGACTCAGGGCAACTGCTGCCGTGGCAGCAACGCTTCGAGTCGCGGTTGAAACGGGATCTGCCGGCTTGGAGCATCCGGCATCCCCGTCCCGGAAGCGAGCTGATCAGCAGCGAGATTCTCTCCGCAGAGGAGTTGCAGCACGCCATGGATGATCTTGTGAGGATCGTGTCGGAAACAACCGGACTGCCCCTTCCCGTCCCAGGGATTGATCTGAAAGAACAGAACTTTCTGATCGGCATCCGTCAGAACCTGAGCGTGAGCCTCGAGCCCGACTCCGCCCTCAAGATTCCAGGGCTGAGCCTCAGCCTCTCCCTTGACCATGGTGAATCCAGAGCCCTGAACGAGGGCAGCGAGGGCACCAGGCTCGAGCTGCGGCACTGGCGCTGGAGTCGGCTGGGGCTCGGAAGCCTTGCTGTGCTCGCCCTTTTGCTTTTGAGTGCTGCTCTGCAGATCAAACGCCGACAGTTGGGCTTCGGTTTTCCTGAACTCCCCTCCTGA
- the argB gene encoding acetylglutamate kinase: MADPSQSGDDALRVSVLSEALPYIQRFAGRRIVIKYGGAAMAHAELREAVFRDLALLACVGVQPVVVHGGGPEINSWLKRLEIPAEFRDGLRVTDADTMDVVEMVLVGRVNKQIVNGLNQLGARAVGLSGSDGRLVEARPWGEGSHGFVGDVARVNPDLLEPLLEKGYLPVISSVAATPDGQSHNINADTVAGELAAAMEAEKLILLTDTPGILEDKDDPASLIRKLKLPEARQLIHDGIVAGGMTPKTECCIRALAQGVAAAHIIDGRVPHALLLEVFTDAGIGTMVVGHS; encoded by the coding sequence ATGGCTGATCCGAGCCAGTCCGGTGACGATGCCCTGAGGGTGTCCGTCCTGAGTGAGGCGTTGCCTTACATCCAGCGCTTCGCCGGCCGGCGCATCGTGATCAAATACGGCGGAGCCGCGATGGCCCATGCCGAGCTACGGGAGGCGGTCTTCCGCGACCTTGCGCTGCTGGCATGCGTGGGAGTGCAGCCAGTCGTGGTGCATGGCGGGGGGCCTGAAATCAACTCATGGCTGAAACGGCTTGAAATTCCTGCGGAGTTTCGCGACGGCCTCCGCGTCACCGACGCCGACACCATGGATGTGGTGGAAATGGTGCTGGTGGGGCGCGTCAACAAGCAGATCGTGAATGGTCTGAATCAACTCGGAGCCCGCGCTGTCGGACTGAGTGGCAGCGACGGACGCCTCGTGGAGGCACGTCCTTGGGGAGAAGGCAGCCACGGCTTTGTTGGTGATGTGGCGCGTGTCAACCCCGACCTGCTCGAACCTTTGCTGGAAAAGGGTTATCTGCCGGTGATCTCGAGCGTTGCCGCAACCCCTGACGGGCAATCCCACAACATCAATGCCGACACGGTGGCCGGCGAACTGGCGGCGGCGATGGAGGCGGAAAAACTCATCCTGCTCACCGATACCCCAGGGATCCTTGAGGACAAGGACGACCCCGCCTCGCTGATCCGCAAGCTCAAGCTGCCGGAGGCACGCCAACTGATTCACGACGGCATCGTTGCCGGCGGCATGACCCCCAAAACGGAATGCTGCATCCGCGCTCTGGCCCAGGGAGTGGCGGCCGCTCACATCATTGATGGCCGCGTTCCCCACGCTCTGCTGCTGGAGGTGTTCACCGATGCCGGCATTGGCACGATGGTGGTGGGACACAGCTGA
- a CDS encoding DUF2854 domain-containing protein, whose translation MNDLFSPGSLVTVAGGALTVVGAVAYTTGSANLSLPTIFYGIPILLGGLALKSSELPPARRITPKEALKQEREQAPPELGKLLSDVTRWRYGQKAHLESSLEALKLWDEDNPPQLLEVEELTETGGYGLRLRFELNAVAHERWHDKQDRLGRFFAKGLQAKLVPLDEEHLDLLLIPAVNG comes from the coding sequence ATGAACGACCTCTTTTCTCCAGGCAGCCTGGTAACGGTCGCTGGAGGTGCGCTCACCGTGGTTGGTGCCGTTGCCTACACCACAGGCAGTGCCAATCTGAGCCTTCCAACGATTTTTTATGGCATCCCGATCCTTCTGGGAGGGTTGGCCCTGAAATCATCCGAGTTGCCCCCTGCTCGACGGATCACCCCGAAGGAGGCCCTCAAGCAAGAACGCGAACAGGCTCCCCCCGAGCTGGGCAAGCTGCTCAGTGATGTCACCCGTTGGCGTTACGGCCAGAAAGCCCATCTGGAATCCTCGCTGGAGGCCCTCAAGCTCTGGGATGAGGACAATCCTCCCCAACTGCTTGAGGTCGAGGAACTGACTGAAACCGGTGGCTATGGACTAAGGCTCCGCTTCGAACTGAATGCGGTAGCCCACGAACGCTGGCACGACAAACAGGATCGACTGGGGCGTTTCTTCGCGAAAGGTTTGCAAGCAAAACTGGTGCCCCTGGACGAGGAGCACCTCGACCTGCTCCTGATTCCAGCTGTCAATGGCTGA